Proteins encoded in a region of the Cytobacillus pseudoceanisediminis genome:
- a CDS encoding protein kinase domain-containing protein: MNEHYEILNVIGAGSYGIVYLCKELRTNENRVVKQLRPSKRRNQKEVAMFENEITVLGMLNHKNIPMLFEAFSNNGHLYYVMSFIEADNLEDQIFLIKRPLTRKSLY; the protein is encoded by the coding sequence TTGAACGAACATTACGAGATATTGAACGTTATCGGGGCTGGGAGCTATGGGATTGTTTATTTGTGCAAAGAGTTAAGAACAAACGAGAATAGAGTAGTCAAACAGCTTCGTCCTAGTAAGCGACGCAACCAAAAAGAGGTGGCGATGTTTGAAAATGAAATCACTGTTTTGGGTATGCTTAACCACAAAAATATACCGATGTTATTTGAAGCCTTTTCAAATAACGGACACTTATATTATGTAATGAGTTTCATTGAAGCGGATAATCTGGAAGACCAAATTTTTTTAATAAAAAGACCTTTAACGAGGAAGAGTCTTTACTAA
- a CDS encoding response regulator transcription factor: MKKILIIDDEADMRKLLADYFEVNGYHIMTAKDGNEAERQAEKQPDIILLDINMPEINGLDVCRKIRSYVSCPILFLTARVEDADKISGFQAGGDDYIQKPFSIHELGARVDAHLRREMRNQKKTTVKFSGDLVIDYSERALYCNDIQISLAKKEFDIIELLSKHPGMVFDKERMYERVWGTNEEGDSSVIPEHIRRIRSKLKEHGCGSKIETVWGVGYKWKR; this comes from the coding sequence ATGAAAAAGATATTGATAATTGATGATGAAGCAGACATGCGAAAACTGCTGGCAGATTATTTTGAAGTTAACGGGTATCACATCATGACCGCAAAGGACGGCAATGAGGCGGAAAGGCAAGCAGAAAAACAACCGGATATAATTTTACTGGATATAAACATGCCTGAGATTAACGGTCTTGACGTTTGCAGGAAAATCCGGAGTTATGTTTCCTGCCCCATCTTATTTCTAACCGCACGTGTAGAAGATGCTGATAAAATATCCGGTTTTCAGGCTGGCGGAGATGATTATATTCAAAAGCCGTTCAGCATCCATGAACTTGGCGCAAGAGTGGATGCCCATTTGCGCAGAGAAATGAGAAATCAAAAGAAGACAACGGTTAAGTTTAGTGGCGACCTTGTCATTGATTATTCAGAGCGAGCGCTTTATTGTAACGACATACAAATTTCTTTGGCAAAAAAGGAGTTTGATATTATAGAACTCTTGTCTAAACACCCTGGTATGGTTTTTGACAAAGAACGCATGTATGAAAGAGTATGGGGGACGAACGAAGAGGGGGACAGCTCAGTAATCCCTGAACATATCAGGCGTATTCGATCAAAATTGAAAGAGCATGGCTGCGGAAGCAAGATAGAGACTGTGTGGGGTGTAGGATATAAATGGAAAAGGTAA
- a CDS encoding HAMP domain-containing protein, with translation MEKVMGYLRLNNMTILQSFITLNSLYLVFVLTAIVFEFEWAEEMTRRFANHPYGNDWVLTVQIAAILLTVGTGLVLMASIFYKLKLKKPLEILMNASEKISANDLGFHISYDSRDEMSELCRAFEKMRSQLESNFKAQWRLNEERKQLNAIFAHDLRTPLSIMKGYIEVVTTYLPQKRISEEKLLDIIKTMEMHIVRMERYVEAMNSIEKLDNFPINKQIIEMDALINYLEDGASRIADQSGKSFDSYRSADSTKLFIDKDLVMQVSENLVANGVRYASSHVQVHYSVRNGIFSITVTDDGSGFSEEVVRKAVLPFIGARRRKQMRTKG, from the coding sequence ATGGAAAAGGTAATGGGCTATCTTCGATTGAATAATATGACCATACTACAATCCTTCATCACGCTAAATTCCTTATATTTAGTTTTCGTTTTAACAGCCATTGTGTTCGAATTCGAGTGGGCCGAAGAGATGACGCGACGCTTTGCCAATCACCCTTATGGGAACGACTGGGTTCTAACTGTTCAAATTGCTGCGATACTTTTGACGGTAGGAACCGGATTAGTCTTGATGGCCAGCATCTTTTACAAACTGAAACTGAAAAAACCTTTGGAAATCCTGATGAACGCGTCAGAGAAAATCTCGGCAAATGATTTAGGGTTCCATATTTCCTACGACAGCAGGGATGAAATGAGCGAGCTTTGCCGTGCATTTGAAAAGATGCGCAGTCAATTGGAAAGTAACTTTAAAGCCCAATGGCGCTTGAACGAGGAACGTAAGCAGCTTAATGCGATTTTTGCCCATGACTTGAGAACACCTCTGTCCATCATGAAAGGATATATCGAGGTTGTAACCACCTATCTGCCGCAAAAAAGGATATCCGAGGAAAAACTGCTGGATATCATCAAAACAATGGAAATGCATATTGTTCGTATGGAGCGTTATGTAGAGGCCATGAACTCTATTGAGAAGTTGGATAATTTTCCAATAAACAAACAAATTATCGAAATGGATGCCCTAATCAACTATCTGGAAGACGGTGCCAGCCGAATTGCAGACCAAAGTGGCAAATCTTTCGACTCATACAGATCTGCAGATTCCACAAAATTGTTTATCGATAAGGATCTCGTGATGCAGGTTTCTGAAAATCTGGTGGCAAATGGAGTGCGTTATGCTTCCAGCCATGTTCAAGTCCATTACTCGGTTCGCAATGGCATTTTTTCCATAACGGTCACTGACGATGGCTCCGGATTTTCCGAAGAAGTGGTACGGAAGGCAGTTCTCCCCTTTATCGGGGCGAGGCGTCGGAAGCAAATGAGAACAAAGGGTTAG
- a CDS encoding serine hydrolase domain-containing protein: MIFTYKKIPAFLTSLLLAVLMTALPFADARAQSKTEIVKEIDDYIKKNMEVNHITGVSLAITHGEDVFYTQGYGAYSDGREITSRTPFPIASLSKSMTALAVLQLADKGQIDLDAPYVSYFPDISPTDDRITRITIRNLLNHTSGLNDKVNPDMTKSVQFKTLQEINKSLDRVKLANDPGDTYNYHNPNYQYLALLVEQISGKRFSVYLKEHIFAPLGMNGTFSVSLTEQINENDAIPRGHYLLFGNPKSTAEPIWFIEGPAGVVTNAEDMAKWMRAQYNPQLLSLISWNSTILQGSALLMAWGGLLPMKPIGAGRSPTREFSGLTRLKKLFI, from the coding sequence ATGATTTTCACTTATAAGAAAATACCCGCTTTCTTAACCAGCTTGCTTCTGGCAGTGCTAATGACTGCATTGCCTTTTGCTGATGCCCGCGCTCAAAGTAAAACAGAGATTGTGAAAGAAATCGATGACTATATTAAGAAAAACATGGAAGTCAACCATATTACAGGTGTATCTCTGGCAATAACCCACGGTGAAGATGTGTTTTACACGCAAGGCTATGGTGCATATTCAGATGGAAGGGAAATAACCTCAAGAACGCCCTTCCCAATCGCCTCATTGAGTAAATCCATGACCGCGCTGGCTGTATTGCAGCTTGCAGATAAGGGACAGATTGACCTTGACGCTCCATATGTCTCATACTTTCCCGACATCTCGCCCACAGACGATCGCATCACTCGCATCACGATCCGGAACTTGCTAAACCATACTAGTGGCCTTAATGATAAAGTAAATCCCGACATGACGAAATCCGTTCAATTTAAAACATTACAAGAGATAAACAAATCTTTGGACAGAGTAAAGCTTGCTAATGATCCTGGTGATACATACAACTATCATAACCCAAACTATCAATATCTAGCATTGTTAGTGGAACAGATCAGCGGTAAACGGTTTTCTGTATACCTTAAAGAACATATTTTTGCTCCATTGGGGATGAATGGCACCTTTAGTGTCAGTTTGACGGAACAAATCAATGAAAATGATGCCATTCCTCGGGGACATTATCTGTTGTTCGGCAACCCGAAAAGTACAGCCGAACCGATATGGTTTATAGAAGGCCCAGCAGGTGTGGTTACCAATGCCGAGGATATGGCAAAATGGATGCGTGCACAATATAATCCGCAGCTTCTTTCCCTAATCTCATGGAACAGTACCATACTGCAGGGCAGCGCGCTCCTTATGGCATGGGGTGGCTTGCTTCCAATGAAGCCGATTGGGGCAGGTCGATCTCCCACTCGGGAATTTTCTGGACTTACAAGGCTGAAGAAACTGTTTATTTAG
- a CDS encoding phosphotransferase has product MKSHYENEEVLTGGNVSIVYRSGDTVRRELKPDSVKIHKLYQHLESEGFDYAPKYLGIDEKDREILTFIEGEAGNYPLKKYMWSNGVLKEIAKMLRLYHDAVSNFPIDENWQPIENTPQPMEVLCHNDFAIYNIIFNHEKPVGIIDFDLAAPGPRLWDIAYTLYTCVPLSRLYHTESGKAVYYDPLKDANRIKQRVRLFFESYGIEGIENGFFEMVLLRVEGLCKTMQRKANEGNMAFQKMIDEGHFEHYQKELQFIREHGKEWI; this is encoded by the coding sequence ATGAAAAGTCATTACGAAAACGAAGAAGTGCTAACAGGAGGAAATGTCTCGATAGTATACCGTTCGGGAGATACTGTTCGACGAGAATTAAAACCTGATAGTGTAAAAATTCATAAGTTGTATCAGCATTTAGAAAGTGAAGGATTCGACTATGCACCGAAGTACTTAGGTATTGATGAAAAAGATAGAGAGATATTAACTTTTATTGAAGGAGAAGCTGGTAATTATCCTTTAAAAAAATATATGTGGTCTAATGGTGTTTTAAAAGAGATAGCGAAAATGCTTCGTCTCTATCATGATGCTGTGAGTAATTTTCCTATCGACGAGAATTGGCAGCCAATAGAAAACACACCTCAGCCAATGGAGGTGCTATGTCACAATGATTTTGCCATCTATAACATCATTTTTAATCACGAAAAGCCAGTAGGGATTATTGATTTTGATCTTGCTGCTCCTGGTCCAAGACTTTGGGATATAGCTTATACTCTATACACTTGCGTTCCTTTAAGCAGACTTTATCATACTGAATCAGGTAAGGCAGTTTATTATGATCCATTAAAGGATGCCAACCGTATAAAACAAAGAGTTAGATTATTTTTTGAATCCTATGGTATTGAGGGGATAGAAAATGGTTTTTTTGAGATGGTGCTGCTGCGAGTAGAAGGTTTATGTAAAACAATGCAAAGGAAAGCAAACGAAGGCAATATGGCGTTTCAAAAAATGATCGATGAAGGACATTTTGAACATTATCAAAAGGAACTTCAATTCATTCGTGAACATGGGAAAGAATGGATTTAA
- a CDS encoding heavy-metal-associated domain-containing protein — translation MKQLTIFIKEATNEEPIQTLETILMKLDGIERALVDIDDGEVKITYDERQVDHEKIKNWIQQHGLHLLN, via the coding sequence TTGAAGCAATTAACTATTTTTATTAAAGAAGCAACAAATGAAGAGCCGATTCAAACATTAGAAACGATTCTCATGAAATTGGATGGCATTGAGAGAGCTTTGGTGGACATCGATGATGGTGAAGTAAAGATTACATACGACGAAAGACAAGTTGACCATGAAAAAATTAAAAATTGGATTCAACAACATGGTTTACATCTTCTTAACTAA
- a CDS encoding erythromycin esterase family protein gives MKRDVFEVLVKNEGVRVFVLEGDFGGGQRINQFILNGNGTAEEAVNTLDYSIYKTEQMIDLVQWMHDYNDSVSEDDKVYFYGNDMQRYDYSKKGVLDYYKVVNADEFKKHALHLKHISNDKMRELTTEQLNEIDETIEKIILDLQSNELTYVKQSSADAYAFALQNAKNMKQRTQLFLNEGDYTKLRDQYLADNLQWIAEFEAARGHDKIFVTGHNGHIEKTSASLAGYKSMGHYLDEVYGEEYFAIGTDFISSEFQAKEGDSGERKIYKLENHNDLVDAFSEVESNIFYVNFEKASTSDELMDIITSEQKMSNIGDDFRTWYKFSKVFYTIKMTPSEAYDGIIIVKEATAINLIE, from the coding sequence TTGAAAAGAGATGTTTTTGAAGTGCTTGTAAAAAACGAGGGTGTTCGTGTTTTTGTCTTAGAAGGTGATTTTGGAGGCGGACAGCGAATTAATCAGTTCATTTTAAATGGAAATGGAACGGCAGAAGAGGCAGTGAACACTCTTGATTATAGTATTTATAAGACGGAACAAATGATTGATCTTGTTCAATGGATGCATGATTATAACGATTCTGTGAGCGAGGATGATAAAGTTTATTTTTATGGAAATGATATGCAGCGTTATGACTACAGTAAGAAAGGAGTGCTTGATTATTATAAAGTGGTAAACGCAGATGAATTCAAAAAGCATGCATTACATTTGAAACATATTTCAAATGATAAAATGCGTGAGTTAACTACGGAGCAATTGAATGAAATCGATGAAACAATAGAAAAAATCATTTTAGACCTGCAATCTAATGAATTGACTTACGTGAAGCAATCTTCTGCTGATGCCTATGCCTTTGCTTTACAAAATGCGAAAAACATGAAACAACGTACGCAGTTATTTTTAAACGAAGGAGATTATACGAAACTTCGTGATCAATATTTAGCGGACAATTTACAATGGATAGCTGAATTTGAAGCAGCACGTGGCCACGATAAGATATTTGTCACCGGACATAATGGGCATATTGAAAAAACGTCGGCATCGTTAGCCGGTTACAAATCGATGGGGCATTATTTAGATGAGGTATATGGTGAAGAGTACTTTGCCATTGGAACTGATTTTATCAGCAGCGAGTTCCAGGCGAAAGAGGGCGATTCTGGTGAACGGAAAATTTATAAACTGGAGAATCACAATGATTTAGTTGATGCATTTAGTGAAGTGGAGTCAAATATTTTCTATGTTAATTTTGAAAAAGCAAGTACGTCTGATGAATTAATGGATATCATCACGAGTGAGCAAAAGATGTCAAATATCGGGGATGATTTTCGTACGTGGTACAAGTTTTCAAAGGTGTTTTACACGATTAAAATGACACCCAGCGAAGCATATGACGGTATTATTATTGTAAAGGAAGCAACGGCAATAAACTTAATAGAATAG
- a CDS encoding type 1 glutamine amidotransferase family protein, protein MSDWEYGYLIAELNSGRYFKKDLEPLKVITVGANKEMITTMGGLGIKPAISLDECTLESKDLLILPGGTTWNEEIHQPILERIGQALKLGTIVAAICGAIEALANMGYLDTRKHTSNNLEYTKMVCPNYKGEKFYEVGSAVSDANLVTASGIAPLEFAMEVLKKLDVFAPDTLDSWYSLNKTHKPEYFFQLMNSMNK, encoded by the coding sequence ATGTCGGACTGGGAATATGGATATTTAATTGCTGAACTAAACTCAGGAAGATATTTCAAAAAAGATTTAGAACCTTTAAAAGTAATTACAGTAGGAGCTAATAAAGAAATGATTACTACTATGGGAGGATTGGGCATAAAACCAGCTATTTCCCTTGATGAATGTACTCTTGAGAGTAAAGATCTTTTAATTTTACCAGGAGGGACTACTTGGAATGAAGAAATTCATCAACCTATCCTGGAAAGAATTGGCCAAGCTTTAAAGCTTGGCACTATTGTTGCTGCAATTTGTGGTGCGATTGAGGCCCTTGCGAATATGGGATACTTAGATACTAGAAAGCATACAAGTAATAATTTAGAATACACTAAAATGGTATGTCCTAACTATAAAGGAGAAAAGTTCTATGAGGTGGGATCTGCGGTATCTGATGCGAATTTAGTTACTGCATCAGGAATAGCTCCTCTGGAATTTGCAATGGAAGTACTGAAAAAATTAGATGTATTTGCACCAGATACATTAGATTCTTGGTATAGTTTAAATAAGACTCATAAACCTGAATACTTCTTCCAGTTAATGAACTCGATGAATAAATGA
- a CDS encoding DoxX family protein, whose product MDSVTVTIQIILILIFVISISMKLVRTKSMVKHWREYRYPLWFMQITAFLELLGVGGLIIGFWLPKFILLSGSLIIILMLGALHAHFLRAKHRPIMGLNALTMLTLASVIIFIQIVK is encoded by the coding sequence ATGGATTCTGTAACGGTTACCATTCAAATTATTCTAATTCTTATTTTCGTAATTTCTATTTCGATGAAATTAGTGCGTACCAAGTCAATGGTTAAGCACTGGAGGGAATATCGCTACCCCCTTTGGTTTATGCAAATAACTGCTTTCTTAGAATTATTGGGGGTAGGCGGATTGATTATTGGATTTTGGCTTCCTAAATTTATTTTGCTTTCGGGATCCCTAATTATTATTCTTATGCTTGGTGCTTTACATGCTCACTTCTTAAGAGCCAAACATAGACCGATTATGGGGTTAAATGCTTTAACGATGCTTACTTTAGCTAGCGTAATCATCTTTATTCAAATTGTTAAGTAG
- a CDS encoding Crp/Fnr family transcriptional regulator: MDKIKYLSRIQLFGDLALEELKKYEPVTPIKVMKKGTIISSPHMNQKILYLIKSGKVRLYRLTESGKEFTIDILESGHVFGEIGTLQQVLKIYMLRHGKILLFAE, encoded by the coding sequence ATGGATAAGATTAAGTATTTATCGAGAATACAGCTTTTTGGGGATCTAGCCTTGGAAGAATTAAAGAAATATGAACCGGTCACACCAATAAAAGTTATGAAAAAGGGTACCATTATTAGTTCTCCTCATATGAATCAAAAGATATTGTATTTGATCAAATCGGGTAAAGTTCGTTTGTATAGATTAACTGAAAGCGGGAAAGAGTTTACAATTGATATTTTAGAAAGTGGACATGTGTTTGGAGAGATTGGTACTTTACAACAGGTTCTGAAAATTTATATGCTGAGACATGGGAAGATTCTGTTATTTGCAGAATAG
- a CDS encoding Crp/Fnr family transcriptional regulator — MQFEKIICENPGIALKLLEIISSRLKEVEELLEYMAYSSVKKRLLFLLNKLTEKFGDKSSGRSPGDWIALDIHITHQELAMMMGSIRETVTALLNELNAEGIVRKAGRRGTMEVHGARLKMCIKRG, encoded by the coding sequence GTGCAGTTTGAAAAAATAATATGCGAGAATCCAGGTATTGCATTAAAGCTACTTGAAATAATCTCCAGCCGTTTAAAGGAAGTCGAAGAGTTATTAGAGTATATGGCATATAGCAGTGTAAAGAAACGCCTATTATTCCTGTTAAATAAACTTACAGAAAAGTTTGGGGATAAATCGTCAGGCAGAAGCCCGGGAGATTGGATTGCACTCGATATTCACATCACTCATCAAGAATTAGCAATGATGATGGGCAGTATTCGTGAAACAGTGACAGCCCTTTTAAATGAATTGAATGCGGAAGGAATTGTACGCAAAGCAGGAAGGCGAGGAACAATGGAAGTTCATGGCGCACGTCTAAAAATGTGCATTAAAAGAGGATAG
- a CDS encoding ABC transporter ATP-binding protein encodes MDYVVQTNGLTKTVKGITLVSNVNLHIKKGEIYGFLGQNGAGKTTIMKMLTGLLIPSKGEILLFGKKLTETNKSGLKRVGSIIEYPIFFEHLTAMENLELHCEYLGYYDKKAITQALELVQLKGIEDKVVKDFSLGMKQRLGIVRAIITKPELIILDEPTNGLDPIGIKDMRDLIRMLNKEYGITFLLSSHILGEIEQIVDRVGVIQNGKLVNEVSLAEIRKQRADYIEIVTPDTDRTAYLLVHELRISNIKIVGDRRVRIYDVTQSQSEITKILILHDIELEEIQKHTSTLEDYFYRQIHGGEIIV; translated from the coding sequence ATGGATTACGTTGTTCAAACAAATGGATTAACGAAAACCGTGAAAGGTATAACACTCGTATCGAATGTAAACCTTCATATCAAAAAAGGGGAGATATATGGATTTCTTGGTCAGAATGGTGCTGGAAAAACAACGATCATGAAAATGCTCACAGGATTGCTTATTCCTTCTAAGGGAGAAATTTTATTGTTTGGAAAAAAACTCACAGAAACCAATAAGTCAGGCTTAAAACGAGTAGGGAGTATAATTGAATATCCCATTTTTTTCGAGCATTTAACAGCAATGGAGAATCTGGAGCTTCACTGTGAATATTTAGGTTATTATGATAAAAAGGCTATTACACAAGCTTTGGAATTGGTCCAATTAAAAGGAATTGAAGATAAAGTGGTTAAGGACTTTTCCCTTGGGATGAAACAGCGCCTTGGGATTGTAAGAGCCATTATCACCAAGCCTGAGCTGATTATTTTGGATGAACCGACAAACGGTCTGGATCCAATTGGCATTAAAGATATGCGTGATTTAATTCGGATGCTGAACAAGGAATATGGGATTACCTTTCTTCTGTCCAGTCATATTTTAGGAGAAATTGAACAGATTGTTGATCGGGTTGGTGTGATTCAAAATGGAAAACTGGTGAATGAAGTGAGCTTAGCAGAGATTAGGAAGCAAAGAGCGGATTATATTGAAATTGTCACACCAGACACCGATAGAACAGCGTATTTGCTTGTACATGAACTCCGCATATCCAATATAAAGATTGTAGGTGACAGAAGAGTTCGGATTTATGATGTAACCCAGTCTCAAAGTGAGATTACAAAAATCTTAATTCTGCATGATATTGAGCTAGAGGAAATACAAAAACATACAAGCACACTGGAAGACTATTTTTATCGTCAAATTCATGGAGGTGAAATAATTGTTTAA
- a CDS encoding ABC transporter permease codes for MFKLMELEWRKLKQKMVIGEMIIYLGILMFLPVFFIKMVMADFGQNYSAVIQLIVSIQLGFVLFGASLINQVFIEEYKNKTISLSFGYPISRKKLVMAKILFISLAVFLCTLVSFVLTGLATYLIDQVFDIINGQPTAADFAAYFSKMIVHSFITALISLIPLFFFGIWKRATIPTVICAIFLMQFQNFSSLINITLDPALVNAVLCLLGFVSVYLSIKMIDKVGDI; via the coding sequence TTGTTTAAATTGATGGAATTGGAATGGAGAAAATTAAAACAAAAGATGGTTATTGGTGAGATGATTATTTACCTAGGCATTCTTATGTTTTTGCCAGTGTTTTTTATTAAGATGGTAATGGCAGATTTTGGGCAGAATTATTCCGCTGTTATTCAGCTGATCGTGTCGATTCAGCTGGGATTTGTCCTATTTGGAGCATCTCTTATCAATCAGGTTTTCATTGAGGAATATAAGAATAAAACCATATCTCTTTCGTTTGGCTATCCAATAAGCCGGAAAAAGCTGGTTATGGCGAAAATTCTTTTTATCTCGCTGGCTGTTTTCCTTTGTACGCTTGTATCCTTTGTATTGACCGGCTTGGCAACCTATTTGATCGATCAGGTTTTTGATATCATTAATGGGCAGCCAACTGCTGCAGATTTCGCAGCCTATTTTAGTAAAATGATTGTTCATTCATTTATAACTGCCCTAATTAGTTTAATTCCGCTCTTCTTCTTTGGTATTTGGAAAAGGGCAACGATTCCAACCGTTATTTGTGCCATATTCCTAATGCAGTTTCAAAACTTTTCCTCTCTTATTAATATCACTCTTGACCCTGCCCTTGTTAATGCAGTGCTTTGTCTATTAGGATTCGTTAGTGTTTATCTTTCGATTAAAATGATTGATAAAGTGGGGGATATTTAG
- the ald gene encoding alanine dehydrogenase — protein MIIGVPREIKNNENRVALTPAGAMSLVNAGHTVVIESGAGLGSGFRDEFYQEVGASIESAAAKVWANAEMIMKVKEPISSEYKYFRKGLILFTYLHLAAEPELTRALVENEVTAIAYETVQAGNTLPLLTPMSEVAGRMSAQIGAQLLEKTKGGKGILLSGVPGVKRGKVTVIGGGVAGTNAAKIAMGLGADVTIIDLSPDRLRQIDDIFGSQIQTLMSNPFNIAKAVADSDLVIGAVLIPGSKAPKLVTEEMIKSMEAGSVVVDVAVDQGGIIETADRVTTHDNPTYIKHGVIHYAVANMPGAVPQTSTIALTNVTVPYALQIANKGVKKALIENPALAAGLNTINGEVTYKAVANDLGYEYVQPMKILAKEEVNN, from the coding sequence ATGATTATTGGAGTACCGAGGGAAATTAAAAATAATGAGAATCGGGTAGCTCTAACCCCAGCCGGTGCTATGAGCCTGGTTAATGCTGGACATACGGTAGTGATCGAGAGTGGAGCGGGACTTGGGAGTGGATTTAGGGACGAGTTCTATCAAGAGGTTGGTGCCTCTATTGAATCAGCCGCAGCGAAGGTTTGGGCAAATGCAGAAATGATTATGAAGGTCAAGGAACCTATTTCAAGTGAATACAAGTATTTCCGAAAAGGCCTTATTTTATTTACTTACCTGCATTTAGCAGCAGAACCTGAACTGACAAGAGCACTGGTGGAAAATGAAGTAACAGCTATCGCATATGAAACAGTACAAGCAGGAAATACGCTGCCGCTGCTTACTCCAATGAGTGAAGTAGCTGGAAGAATGTCCGCCCAAATTGGTGCACAGCTTCTAGAGAAAACGAAAGGCGGGAAAGGAATTCTTCTTTCTGGTGTACCAGGCGTTAAGAGAGGAAAGGTTACCGTCATTGGCGGTGGCGTTGCAGGAACAAATGCTGCAAAAATCGCAATGGGTCTGGGTGCTGATGTAACAATCATCGATTTAAGCCCAGATCGCTTGCGCCAAATCGATGATATTTTTGGCAGCCAAATCCAAACACTTATGTCTAATCCTTTTAACATTGCCAAGGCGGTTGCAGATTCCGATTTAGTGATTGGAGCTGTACTCATCCCAGGCTCGAAGGCACCGAAACTAGTGACGGAAGAAATGATTAAATCAATGGAAGCAGGATCTGTAGTTGTTGATGTCGCCGTTGACCAAGGAGGTATTATTGAGACAGCTGACAGAGTCACTACTCATGATAACCCAACATATATTAAGCATGGTGTTATCCATTATGCTGTGGCAAACATGCCGGGAGCTGTTCCGCAAACATCAACTATCGCCCTTACAAATGTGACAGTTCCATACGCGCTGCAAATTGCCAATAAAGGTGTAAAGAAAGCATTGATTGAAAATCCAGCTCTTGCAGCAGGACTGAACACCATTAATGGTGAAGTCACCTATAAAGCTGTAGCAAACGATCTCGGCTATGAATATGTCCAACCGATGAAAATATTAGCCAAAGAGGAAGTTAATAATTAG